Sequence from the Fragaria vesca subsp. vesca linkage group LG4, FraVesHawaii_1.0, whole genome shotgun sequence genome:
AATCTCTTAAAAAATTCCATTCAAAACAAATAACCATGTTGTACGTTAATGTATGGTACACATACTTGTTTTTGCAGATAAATTTTTCAAAACTTCCCATGTCTACTGCACCGCCTGCACGTGATCTCTCCTCTTTTAGTTACCTTTTTCAATTTATATGTTATACACATCAGTATAACAGACAAACCCGAGCATACATAAACATATATATGTACAGAAACTCCAGTTACTCAAGTGTAGACGGCTGGACAGCCGGTGTTTCTACCTATTGTTCGAATACCATAGACACAATTATTAGAATGATTCCACAAAACAAAGTATATCCATCACTCTAAGTACAATGTAACAGAGAATGTTGTTCATATATGAATACGTCAAGTAATGTGATTGATTAAGCCTGACACTGCAAAACCAACTTGATAATAAAAAACTTTAAAACATGTCCGTTTTGGTTTAAAACACGGTAGTTATACTTTGCGGTTACGCTAATAAAGTTAGTATTGACCCGACCAGATCGCTTTGAAGCCCAAATTCCAAGTGGACGAAGTGACGGATGGCCCATACCAACCACAGCAGCCTCGGATACGGTCTACTCCTTAACGCGCGCAATTGCGTCACTTCCAATCCCGCTCCCTCCAAAAAAAAAAAAAAAAGAATGGGCCAAAATCGTAAATAAACAGACATAAGCAGGGGTATTTAGCTTTCGAAATTTCATGTCCAACTTCCTTCCTCGTGCGTTTATATATTTAAAGCTCCACCACCGCTCTCTCGGCGACGTTTCAAACCAAATTTTCCAGAAAAAAAAGTGCATCAAATTCCCAAAACACTCCTAACTTTTCTCCGGCCGCCGTCGATATGTTCCTAACGGAGATGAACAAACACGCCGTTCCTTCCTTCAAACACTCTCTTCCTAATAAACTCGACCTCATCACGGCCGCCTTCGACGACGCTCTCCTCCGTAGTCTCAAGACGCTTTCTGCGCCGTCGATCAGCTTGTGCTGGCTGTCTAAGGCCGTCGAATTTCTCGCCGTCGCACACGCCGAGGCCAGGAGGCTAATCTTCTCCAGTCTCGAGGTAACCGTTTTGGATGACGCTCTTGCATCTTATTTGGATGACAGCGTGAAGCTCCTGGACATATGCAACTCCGTCTCCGCCGAGATCGAGCGGCTCCGCCAGCGCCGGATTTTTCTCGCTCTCGCGGTTCACCTCCTCGGCGACGGGAAGGTCCGGCGAGCGCGGGAGGCTTTAACGGAAGGGGAGGAGGCCCGCCGCGCTGCTTCGGGATTTGGGAAAGCGAATAATGCGGAGGCGCTGGTGAAGGATCTGGCGCTGGCGCTCCTCCGCAGCGCGCCGCCACGTGGAAAGATCTCAAAGGTCGCGAGAGTCGTGCGTCGGACGGTGTACGCCGTCGGATTGGTGACCGTGTTCGTCGCCGGAGCATTAGTCTCGGCGATGGAGGGAACGCCGGAGACGGTGACGGTCCGGGCGCCGGCGGAGTATTCTTGGGCCGAGTCGTTGAATGAGCTGGGAACGGAGGTCTCCGGCGAGCTGAAACGGCGATTCGGAAAGGAGGAGAGAACGAAAGGTCTGCTGTTGGAGGAGGTGGATGACGTGGCTACACGCGTCGGGGAAGCGTGTGAGATGGCGGAAGAGGACACGGAGAGGAAAGAGCGGTTGAACGACGTCGTAAAAGAGGTGGAGAGGGCGATGGGGTCGTTTTCTGATGGGTTGGAAGGGTTGAGTAAAGGAATGAATGTAATGTTTCATGGTGTTTTGAGTAACAGGAACTTCATGTTGAACCATGTTAGGGTCAAAGCTTAGAGAGAGAGAGAGAGAGAGAGTGTGTGGAGTGGGTTTAAAGCCATGGAGGCAGAAGCAAGCAAGAAACTAAGAAGAAAGTTGCAAGTAGAGAGAGATGGAGGAGAGTGACATGTTCTTTGCCTTGTAAAAATTCCAATCAAACTAATTGTCTCCCATCTGTTCTTTACTTCACTCTTACACAAGTTTTACAGCTTTATACTTAACTGTGTATATGTCATGTGTAAGTAAAGTTCTCCAATGTACTATAAGACAACTATAAGAATGAAATCAAGTTCAGCTAACCAAGTTTACCTAAAGTTGAGAATGGAAGAAGGAAACAAGGCACCCTCAGAATTTTACATTCATGTAATGTGGCATTAGATGATTATTGCTCATTTGCTTTAGGCCAATGTAAACTTGAACAAAGAGAGTTCCACAAAGCTGAACAAATCAGACAAAAACAAAACAGGGAAATGCTCATGATGGTGATTAGATTTTGAAAAAACTAGTTTATACTCGACGGATTACAGCTCTGTAAAAGTAAAACCCAGCACTACCTGACAATTTTCATTTACAAAGCATGCTGTCAACAAAATCTCTAGGATCCTAGCTAAAACACTACATCTCTTCTGGTTAAACATGATTCAAACACAATCAGTTACAACAAAGACTGTCTTTAGTTATATATTTCTTAGCAAGACGTGGTAATCACTTCCGGTTATGAACTTTTGAGGCTCAAGTAATACAAAATTTCTATAATCTCATCAATAGCTGTTCTGAATGGGTTGTGGAAGAGCAATGTCTTCAATGACAGGAGTGTTCTAGGCTTCTAGCTCTATATCTTCCTCAGGGAACGGTATTGCAACCGAACATTCTCTCCGGTTCCAATAATCTTAAGCAAGTACCTGCAACAACACAAGGAAAACATTGGATACAATTGTTTCAGGCTACAAATTAAAACTCCAACTGACCTCGAAAGGTAACTCATTGATTTTTAGCGAATATGCACACAACTGCAACCACGTCAATGTGGGTGTAAATGTGTATATATATACAATTCCATCATAGGGAAATAAAAGTCGAGCAAAATTTATTGCGAGTTCAAGATATATCAAATAAAATGCAAGTGCAAATGAAAAGCAGATGACAAAAGCACCGGTTGGGAGGTTATGCCAACTCACCAGCCATTCAGACACTGGGATGTGATGACTGCTTCCTTGCCAACAAATTTTTCGGGAGTCCTTCGGTTCCCCTGCAAAATAAAGCATTCACTTTATAACTGCTACTTGATCAAGTAGAATACAAAAGCACTCAATCTTGATAAGCTAGGAAAATAACTGACCTTAATCATTACTTTTTCATTCACTGAAAATGGATACTGCACCCCACGATTAAATCCATCATCACCACCATCTCCATTTTCCTGCATACACACAGAAAGCTCTTCAATATGAATTTTGGGACATGAAAGCATATGCTCCTCTCTCAAAAGACTTTTGATTATATAAATCAGAACCACTGGAATTTATTCTATTATCGACCTCCTTTTTTACTGTAAATGCATACTACATAACGTTGATACCAAAATAAAAACCTTCTATCTAAGCTCTTTCAGATCCATATCTATTTTGCCAACCCCACAGCTTGACACTTTTCACATGTTACAATTGCCTAACTATGCTGTAAAACTTGCACATAAGTTCCCAATTTCCAACATCTTCCATTTCAGTTCCCAGAACAAAAAGATAAGTTTATGATATTCTAATGATGACTTGCATGATCTCAAAAGTCTAAATGAAATGGATAATGTATATGTCGGGCGTTTCTCTCAAACCCACCCTATTTGGTCTTCGTGATGGATCCATTGGGTCACCCGTTTCTTTCCGACGCTTTCGGGTAGTAGCATTGTGAAATAGCCTTCGATCATCCTCATGCTTCACTGCTGCAGCTGCAGCTCTAAGAGCTGTTGAGGAAAGGAATTTATGTCAGAATATAAATAGGAAACACAAGAAAACATGAATGTCTGTGTATGCATATGTGATAGAGGAATTTATGTCTTTTAGACAGAGCTGAAAAGGAATAAAAATTATCTAGGAAGACGAGAGTATACCAAGATTAGGAACTAAAGATCTGGTCTCAATTTCTGCATTGCACAGGGTACATCTTGACTGTGAACCAAAAAAGAAGAAGAAACTTCGTTATGATTATAGCTTATTTTCGACTAGAGGTAATATATCCATTAGCAAAGGAGCTGACAAGGAGGTATATCTCTTAGTGATTGACATGAAGTATTAAGAACATAGCAGTCCTTTAATCATTAATATTGAAGCAGAATACATATCCAAAGAAGCAAATCCATGGGCCTCTAAACAGCTATAATAGCAGTGTTTCTGGTAATGCTTCAAATATCAGGATTGGCCTACTTACTGATTCAATGACTCTTCTCAACATGAGACCGCCAAATGAATGCCCGCAGGATACTACCATAGCATCTTCAAGGAATGCACCACTGAAGCATTAAGTGAAAAAAATTAAACTTTGGCACCCTATTAATGCAACTATACATTCAAAACAAAAACAACAAAAAATGTGAGAATACAACGAACAAGAGGAGCTGATAGGATCAGCCAGATCATGAACTACGTAAAAGGCAGAAGATAACTTACGATAGGGGGTCTGACAGAACACTTCTTAAAGATGCATCCTTATTTAAATTGATTTGAGGCACCTGCAGATGCGGAAATTCCATTATAAGCTAGCTATTAAAGATCATAACTTTTAGCATGCAAATGATTTCCTTCAAGGACTCCAATTTTATTTCCTTTTAGGCGACTGTATATCTTTCTTAGTTGGGATTACACGTGCTAGTTGAAAATAAACTTACAATTGCACTATCAGAATGATTGCACAAAACATCTTCCTCAGCAGAAAGATCGTCCATAAACTGGCTTACAGATATCGGTACATAACTCTGGGGAATGACATGACCAGCTGCTGCAATGGGAGAACAATCTAATATAGCATTACCTTGTGGCATGAGCCTAAATGCAAGTGATGTCCTACAATCACAAAATGTAATCGGATTAATTCCAATGGATTTTCCTAAGAGTCTACTGAAAGTGGAAAATGAAATTTAGGAAAAACAAAGGTGATGTAGTAAATTGTACCTCCCACCACTATTAACGCCAGAGGAATAATCAGGAGCAGCTTTATACGATGAAGCAGGGCGAAGGCCAGCAGTAGCATGGCTGAGTGCCTTGCCTGTAAGTAATAAAAGATCCCCAGGAGCTGACCCACTGTCTGCCAGGTACCAACGACCATTGGGGTCACACACCTGCACAGGAATCAAATCAAATTCTTTTAGAGAGACATCAAAAAAATGATCTCAATACTCCAAACACCATGCTACCCTGCCAAAAAGTAAAAAGCAAGGCACCTGTATACCAGGACTGTCCGAGGAAACCAATGTCAACAATCCCTTCTCCACTTCGCCATTCATTCCCGGCTTCCCTCCCCCAATAGCACCCTTCCCATTTTGTAATGCCGCATTGGAGTAGGCTGCCAAAAGCACCGATGAGGACACCTCATTAGCCGGCAATGGAGTATCATCAAGCAAATGGCTAAAAACACTGCAAATGATAACACATTGCATCAGACCACATCCAAAAAACCGATCACACTAAACACTGCAAATGATAACACATTGCATCAACCATCCTTACTCGCTGCGCAAACGAAGATGCCTTGCTATTGTAGACAAAGCCACACGCGCCGCCTTCCCCATGCACCTGAAAACATCAGCCATGCACGGCGGCGACGAGTCCCAATCTTCTAAAGCCCTGCAACAAATTGAACCACTCAATAAAACAAAACAGCATAAATTCAATAGCTCATTAAGTTCATGACCACCTACAAGCAATGCACTTCCTACTCGAAACTCCGAAAAGATTGAACCTTTTACACATTCAAGATTGAGTAATTACCTTCCGGCCCTGTACATGTAAACTCCACGGCTACCTTTGCCGGCGCCGAGCTGAGCTCTGCTCCGGAAATACAATCTGGAAGCTTCCAAGCCGCAGCGCAACAGCGCCGCGTCGTCGGCTCCCAGTTCGATGACGGCGGCGTTGTGCCTCATCAGCGACCCCGCCAGCGCCTCCACCGCCCTCACATACGTCCCGGTCGGAGCTCCGTCGTACGGGGCAATATCGGAGATCCGAACCCGGGCCAGCTGGCCGGAGGAGTCGCCGATCGGCAGGACATAGTCTAACGGGAGGCGGGAGAGAGGCGGCGGGAGCTGAGAGTGTGCGGCGGCGGCGGTTGTAGGTGATCTAATGGCGGGGGTGGCGGTGGAGGAGGAGGGGGGAGTGATCGGGTGCGACGCGGGTGCAGAGGAGATCATGATCAGTACCATAAATCATTCTGAAGACACAATCTTGTTGCTGTGTGTTTGGTTAATTTCTGAGGATCATGTTGGTATTGGAAATGAGGCAATGAAAGTGGGAGATGAGATGGTTGTAGAGTTGAGCTAACTGAGTTGGACTTATTTTGATGTTGAGGAATCCTACTATCCTAGTAAGAAAGGAAGACAAAAGAGTTGAGTTTAGTTTTAGGGTTTTGGTTTGACATTGGAAAAGACAATGAGAGCAGAAGAGGAGTGGGAGGCAGAGCTGTGTCTTTACTTCTCTGTTTTTCCCAAGGGTAAGTATAGTCAAAATAGTAAGTTTTTCTTACTGCTATTCTTTCTTGGCTAACCTGGGAAGAACCCAAAACAAGAAAGAAAATCAATTAAAGTTACCATCTTTGCACTTAGAGTTATCTTTCTCTCTGTTGAGAAACATGCAAGTTGCACCTGTAAAACCTTAGAGTTACCATTATCAGAAGTATATCATATAAATGTGGTGGATTGAATATAAGGGAAGTTGGGTAGTTTCAACAATAAAACAATGTCTCTATCCAACGGTTAAAATTAATTACCCATTACTTATAACTACTACTGAACTACAGATGAAGAATCATCCGAACTGTTCTTTAAGTAGAGTGAGCTGCCATGCTCTGTCTTATCAGGATCATTTATGTGTCTAATGGAATTCACAGCTTGTTGGTTCACTGCTGGTGTTCTGGTAATAGGATATGGTACTACTTCTGCATCAAATATCTGTATTTTAGATTTTTCATGCTTTACAGAAACAGGGCAACTGACTTTTGGTCCATGCAGTTTTGCTTGTTGCTATTGAAGTCATGTGAATCGATATGCTTGGCTCCATGTATAGGAGGTTCTTAGAGCTGCTATGCTGCACTGTTGAATAGAATATTTCGTGGTAATTGAGTAATTGACTGTATTGAAAATATGAAATAAAATTACATCTTTAATGGTAGCTAGGTATGTTTTCCCACCACTAGCAGGTCGATCTTTCCACCGGAAATGACACTGATGCACATATTTAAGCACATATCAGACATCACACCTTCAACTAATCATTTTTAACATTTGTTTTTGTTCATCTTCAAGAAACTTGATGTATTGGCCGACTAATCTTCATGAAAATTAGATCCTTCTCGTATCCAACCTGATTTACTTGTAAATGACTCAAACTATGCCTGTTTACTTGTAAATCCATT
This genomic interval carries:
- the LOC101293196 gene encoding UPF0496 protein 4-like — protein: MNKHAVPSFKHSLPNKLDLITAAFDDALLRSLKTLSAPSISLCWLSKAVEFLAVAHAEARRLIFSSLEVTVLDDALASYLDDSVKLLDICNSVSAEIERLRQRRIFLALAVHLLGDGKVRRAREALTEGEEARRAASGFGKANNAEALVKDLALALLRSAPPRGKISKVARVVRRTVYAVGLVTVFVAGALVSAMEGTPETVTVRAPAEYSWAESLNELGTEVSGELKRRFGKEERTKGLLLEEVDDVATRVGEACEMAEEDTERKERLNDVVKEVERAMGSFSDGLEGLSKGMNVMFHGVLSNRNFMLNHVRVKA
- the LOC101297139 gene encoding uncharacterized protein LOC101297139, whose amino-acid sequence is MVLIMISSAPASHPITPPSSSTATPAIRSPTTAAAAHSQLPPPLSRLPLDYVLPIGDSSGQLARVRISDIAPYDGAPTGTYVRAVEALAGSLMRHNAAVIELGADDAALLRCGLEASRLYFRSRAQLGAGKGSRGVYMYRAGRALEDWDSSPPCMADVFRCMGKAARVALSTIARHLRLRSDVFSHLLDDTPLPANEVSSSVLLAAYSNAALQNGKGAIGGGKPGMNGEVEKGLLTLVSSDSPGIQVCDPNGRWYLADSGSAPGDLLLLTGKALSHATAGLRPASSYKAAPDYSSGVNSGGRTSLAFRLMPQGNAILDCSPIAAAGHVIPQSYVPISVSQFMDDLSAEEDVLCNHSDSAIVPQINLNKDASLRSVLSDPLSGAFLEDAMVVSCGHSFGGLMLRRVIESSRCTLCNAEIETRSLVPNLALRAAAAAVKHEDDRRLFHNATTRKRRKETGDPMDPSRRPNRENGDGGDDGFNRGVQYPFSVNEKVMIKGNRRTPEKFVGKEAVITSQCLNGWYLLKIIGTGENVRLQYRSLRKI